The following proteins are encoded in a genomic region of Enterocloster clostridioformis:
- a CDS encoding KilA-N domain-containing protein produces the protein MKNMKIDANGTEIRVMGDVVNEDAYISLTDIAKYKNPDNAFIVVANWMRNHSTISFLGLWEQIHNPNFKPIEFDRFKAESGDNAFTLTPQQWIKATDAIGIVSKSGRYGGTYAHTDIAFEFASWISPEFKLYIIKDYQRLKKDEANRLAIGWDAKRELSKINYRIHTDAVKEFLITPTLSPQEMAYTYASEADILNMALFGKTAAQWRSEKGISGKTPNIRDFASAEELVVLINLEDTNADLIRQEVPKIERLKILREKAYRQLELLKKNQDTIEALKKNLIEDTGTNN, from the coding sequence ATGAAGAATATGAAAATAGATGCCAACGGAACAGAAATCAGAGTAATGGGCGATGTTGTTAATGAGGACGCTTATATTTCGCTGACTGATATTGCCAAATATAAAAATCCTGACAATGCTTTTATCGTGGTGGCAAATTGGATGCGTAACCATTCCACGATTTCATTTTTGGGCTTGTGGGAACAAATCCATAATCCCAATTTTAAACCTATCGAATTCGATAGGTTTAAAGCAGAGTCGGGGGATAATGCGTTTACGCTGACGCCCCAGCAATGGATAAAAGCGACGGACGCAATCGGTATCGTATCAAAATCAGGACGGTATGGTGGCACTTATGCTCATACAGATATTGCCTTTGAGTTTGCTTCGTGGATTTCGCCAGAATTTAAACTTTATATTATCAAAGACTATCAGCGATTAAAGAAAGATGAAGCAAATCGATTAGCGATTGGATGGGATGCAAAAAGGGAACTTTCAAAAATAAATTATCGTATCCATACAGACGCAGTAAAGGAATTTCTGATAACACCTACATTATCCCCGCAGGAGATGGCATATACATATGCTTCAGAAGCGGATATTTTGAATATGGCTTTGTTTGGAAAAACAGCGGCGCAATGGAGAAGTGAAAAAGGAATAAGCGGAAAAACGCCAAATATCAGAGATTTTGCTTCAGCGGAAGAATTGGTGGTACTTATCAATCTGGAAGATACGAATGCTGACTTGATAAGACAGGAAGTGCCTAAAATCGAAAGGCTAAAAATATTAAGGGAAAAAGCCTACAGGCAGTTAGAGCTTTTGAAAAAGAACCAAGATACGATTGAAGCACTAAAGAAAAATCTTATTGAAGATACGGGAACAAACAATTGA
- a CDS encoding TnpV protein: MKKHITGEKTGISYTLHGDYYLPDLTLPAEKEKPIGIWGQRHLQYLKEHKRIVYLNLLTSGRLNEYLASVDKQAEDMFSRLVKEYADRQGVTERLKAKNQLEWVGKMNNIRACVREVVEREIIYS; this comes from the coding sequence ATGAAAAAGCACATCACGGGCGAAAAAACAGGTATCAGTTATACACTCCACGGCGATTATTACTTGCCTGACCTCACATTACCCGCCGAAAAAGAAAAGCCGATTGGCATTTGGGGGCAGAGGCATTTGCAGTATCTCAAAGAGCATAAGCGGATTGTTTATCTCAATCTGCTGACAAGCGGCAGGCTGAACGAATACCTTGCGAGCGTAGATAAACAGGCAGAGGATATGTTTTCTCGGCTGGTAAAGGAATATGCCGACAGACAGGGAGTGACAGAGCGGTTAAAGGCGAAAAATCAGCTTGAATGGGTTGGAAAAATGAATAATATTCGGGCGTGCGTAAGGGAAGTTGTAGAGCGTGAGATAATCTATTCATAA
- a CDS encoding GNAT family N-acetyltransferase has product MDYKIREIKESEYPVLSDFLYEAVFIPEQMEKPPKSIIEQPELQVYIADFGKADDWCLVAEVKETIVGAVWVRIMNDYGHIDGETPSLAISLYEEYRHLGLGTALMKEMLQFLKNKGYKQTSLSVQKANYAVNIYRKVGFEVVKENEEEYIMVCRL; this is encoded by the coding sequence ATGGACTATAAAATACGAGAAATCAAAGAGAGTGAATATCCAGTATTGTCTGACTTTTTGTATGAAGCGGTTTTTATTCCAGAGCAAATGGAAAAGCCGCCAAAATCTATTATTGAACAGCCAGAGCTTCAAGTGTATATTGCTGATTTTGGAAAAGCGGATGATTGGTGCTTGGTTGCGGAAGTGAAAGAAACGATTGTTGGTGCAGTATGGGTGCGTATTATGAATGATTACGGACATATTGATGGTGAAACGCCCTCGCTTGCCATATCGCTGTATGAGGAATACAGGCATTTGGGGTTAGGTACAGCACTTATGAAAGAAATGCTACAATTTCTGAAAAACAAGGGATATAAGCAGACATCTTTATCCGTACAGAAAGCGAATTATGCAGTTAATATATATCGGAAAGTAGGCTTTGAGGTAGTAAAAGAAAATGAAGAAGAATACATAATGGTTTGTCGATTGTAA
- a CDS encoding GNAT family N-acetyltransferase, with protein MKCRIRKWELSDAKDLATALSNKQVQDNLRDGLPYPYTEQDGKDFISAMLSADENETFAFAITVDNTVIGSIGIFRQENIHRQTAELGYYIAEEYWGNGIMTEAARQICEYVFSESDIIRIYAEPFAYNIASCRVLEKAGFQYEGTLRSNAVKNGKVLDMKMYSLLKEE; from the coding sequence ATGAAATGCAGAATAAGAAAATGGGAGCTATCAGACGCAAAAGATTTGGCGACTGCACTTTCAAATAAACAAGTACAAGATAATCTTCGTGATGGTTTGCCCTACCCTTACACCGAACAGGATGGAAAAGATTTTATTTCTGCTATGCTTTCCGCAGATGAAAACGAAACCTTTGCTTTTGCTATTACCGTAGATAATACAGTGATTGGCAGTATCGGCATTTTTCGGCAAGAAAATATTCATAGACAAACCGCCGAGTTAGGATATTATATTGCTGAGGAATATTGGGGCAACGGCATTATGACCGAAGCTGCCAGGCAAATATGTGAGTATGTTTTTAGTGAAAGTGACATTATCCGTATCTACGCAGAGCCGTTTGCTTATAATATAGCGTCTTGCAGGGTGCTTGAAAAAGCAGGATTTCAATATGAGGGTACATTGAGAAGCAATGCTGTGAAGAATGGTAAGGTGCTTGATATGAAAATGTACTCTTTGCTAAAAGAGGAATGA
- a CDS encoding MBL fold metallo-hydrolase — MITKLKYGNTSTYFVHGVNGGLLIDTDYAGTMQFFYKALKKNGLSITDITYILATHYHPDHIGLVSELQKMGIKLLLIDTQCGYVHFADAIFKREKLLRYEPIDEKNATIIGCDESREFLADLGIAGEIIQTASHSEDSISVILDSGECVVGDLEPMEYLDVYGENIVLQNDWKLITSYHPKVIYYAHANEKHFA, encoded by the coding sequence ATGATAACTAAATTAAAGTATGGAAACACAAGTACTTATTTCGTGCATGGCGTAAATGGTGGCTTGCTGATTGATACAGATTATGCCGGAACTATGCAGTTTTTTTATAAAGCCTTAAAGAAAAACGGCTTATCAATAACCGATATTACTTATATTTTGGCGACACACTATCATCCAGACCATATCGGACTTGTTAGTGAACTGCAAAAAATGGGAATAAAATTGTTGCTCATAGATACTCAATGCGGCTATGTGCATTTTGCTGATGCTATATTTAAGAGGGAAAAACTCTTGCGATATGAACCTATTGACGAAAAAAATGCTACGATAATTGGTTGTGATGAAAGCAGAGAGTTTCTTGCTGATTTAGGGATTGCAGGAGAAATCATTCAAACCGCAAGCCATAGTGAGGACAGTATATCCGTTATTCTGGATAGTGGGGAATGTGTAGTGGGCGATTTAGAGCCAATGGAATATCTTGACGTTTATGGGGAAAATATCGTTTTGCAAAATGATTGGAAACTTATAACGAGTTACCATCCGAAAGTCATATATTACGCCCATGCAAATGAAAAACATTTTGCGTGA
- a CDS encoding plasmid recombination protein, with amino-acid sequence MVGKGSVNHNSRKFKAENVDAERSHLNVDYCNENVRKVYHKLFDEALQRYNEKQTRADRRIDDYYEKIRNSKQEKPFHELILQIGDKGNMNAESENGQLAKRILDEYYREFQARNPNLYVFSAHLHMDEATPHLHIDFVPFTTGSKRGLDTRVSLKQALAAQGFQGGSRSETEWNQWVKSEKEQLAAVMGRYDIEWEHKGTHEKHLSVLDYKKQERSKEVEKLDAAIEKKQTEYQVLSNRIGSFDKGIRDLQRLETMLDTAEEYQLAEPQGLMSARSYKTKVAEPLVKKLKSLVKSALARCFDAMDNYYRLNITNGNLHRTNERLTRANEKLKDENETLRAENKDYKLLRKVFGRKQIDNLLEQARETEQSKKRERFRKNQYER; translated from the coding sequence ATGGTGGGGAAAGGCTCGGTCAACCATAACAGCCGCAAATTCAAAGCAGAGAATGTGGACGCTGAACGCTCCCACCTCAATGTAGACTACTGTAACGAGAATGTTAGGAAAGTGTATCATAAGCTCTTTGATGAAGCGTTACAGAGATATAACGAAAAGCAAACGAGGGCAGACCGCCGCATTGATGATTATTACGAGAAGATACGGAACTCAAAGCAGGAAAAACCGTTCCATGAATTGATTTTACAGATTGGCGATAAGGGAAATATGAACGCTGAGAGCGAAAACGGACAACTCGCAAAGCGGATTTTAGACGAATATTATCGGGAGTTTCAAGCAAGAAATCCGAACCTATATGTGTTCTCGGCACATCTGCATATGGACGAGGCAACGCCGCATCTGCATATTGATTTTGTTCCGTTCACTACTGGCAGCAAGCGTGGGTTAGATACGAGGGTATCTCTGAAACAGGCGTTAGCAGCGCAAGGATTTCAGGGTGGTTCTCGCAGCGAAACGGAATGGAATCAGTGGGTAAAGTCCGAGAAAGAGCAGCTTGCCGCCGTAATGGGGCGGTACGATATAGAATGGGAGCATAAAGGCACACACGAAAAACATTTGTCTGTCCTCGATTACAAGAAGCAGGAACGGAGCAAGGAGGTTGAAAAACTGGATGCCGCCATAGAGAAAAAGCAGACGGAATATCAGGTGCTTTCCAACAGGATAGGCAGCTTTGATAAGGGTATCAGAGACTTGCAGCGGTTGGAAACCATGCTTGATACTGCGGAAGAATATCAGCTTGCAGAGCCGCAGGGGTTAATGTCGGCACGGTCATATAAAACAAAAGTGGCAGAGCCATTGGTAAAAAAGCTGAAGTCTCTCGTTAAATCGGCTCTGGCAAGGTGCTTTGACGCTATGGACAATTATTACAGACTGAATATCACGAATGGCAATCTCCATCGCACCAACGAGCGATTGACAAGAGCAAATGAGAAACTGAAAGATGAAAACGAAACGCTCCGTGCAGAAAATAAGGATTATAAGCTGCTCCGCAAAGTATTTGGCAGGAAGCAGATAGACAATCTCTTAGAGCAGGCACGGGAAACAGAACAGTCCAAAAAGCGGGAACGCTTTCGGAAAAATCAATATGAAAGGTAA
- a CDS encoding GNAT family N-acetyltransferase, which produces MKYIRATSDMANDVQNVLHMAIKTIYPKYYPKEVEDFFCRHHNKEHILNGIASGNMGVLVDNDVIVGTGCFDGNHITGVYVLPAYQNQG; this is translated from the coding sequence ATGAAATATATAAGGGCAACTTCTGATATGGCGAATGATGTTCAAAATGTTTTACATATGGCTATTAAAACCATATATCCGAAATATTATCCAAAGGAAGTAGAGGATTTCTTTTGCAGACATCATAATAAAGAACATATTCTAAACGGAATAGCATCGGGAAATATGGGAGTGTTGGTGGACAATGATGTGATTGTCGGAACAGGTTGTTTTGACGGCAATCATATTACAGGAGTATATGTGCTGCCCGCTTATCAAAACCAAGGCTGA